From a single Hymenobacter sp. YIM 151500-1 genomic region:
- a CDS encoding ArsR/SmtB family transcription factor, with translation MDTHLVAKSAGALADKYRLGIVLALSQQPQLAFAEVQELTGLSQPCVSHHLKVLADSGLVTTQKCGRCVNVTLNRGALQELATFLGELG, from the coding sequence ATGGACACTCACCTCGTAGCTAAATCCGCTGGCGCCCTGGCCGACAAGTACCGCCTGGGCATTGTGCTGGCCCTGAGCCAGCAGCCGCAGCTGGCCTTTGCCGAGGTGCAGGAGCTGACCGGCCTTTCTCAGCCCTGCGTGTCGCACCACCTCAAAGTGCTGGCCGACAGCGGCCTGGTAACCACCCAGAAGTGCGGCCGCTGCGTCAACGTAACCCTGAACCGGGGCGCTTTGCAGGAGTTAGCCACATTTCTGGGGGAGCTGGGATGA
- a CDS encoding alkene reductase — MASLLFSPAQLGPLTLQNHIVMAPMTRSRAPGNVPNALMAEYYAQRASAGLIITEGASPSPNGQGYARTPGLYTQQQVAGWQLTTDAVHARGGRIFVQLMHSGRIAHALNLPEGAEAVSASAVTAAGEMWTDQQQMQPHPQPRALRTDELPQVVAEFVKSARLAIEAGFDGVELHGANGYLLEQFLHPISNQRTDQYGGSVENRARFVLEVAAAVAQVIGAERTGIRLSPWGVFSDMPHYPEIDATYAYLTAELQRLNLVYLHLVDHASMGAPAVPPATVAAIRERFTNTLILSGGYDAQQAEEALQSGRADLVAFGRPFISNPDLVERLRTGAPLAPYDPATFYAPGPAGFQQGYTDYPALAETEAASR; from the coding sequence ATGGCAAGTCTGCTTTTTTCGCCCGCGCAGCTAGGGCCGCTTACGCTGCAAAACCACATTGTCATGGCCCCAATGACGCGCAGCCGCGCGCCGGGCAATGTGCCTAATGCCCTGATGGCCGAGTACTACGCCCAGCGGGCTTCGGCGGGCCTCATCATTACGGAAGGCGCTTCGCCCTCGCCCAACGGCCAGGGCTACGCGCGTACTCCGGGCCTGTACACCCAGCAGCAGGTAGCCGGCTGGCAGCTGACAACGGACGCCGTGCACGCCAGGGGTGGCCGCATCTTCGTGCAGCTCATGCACTCGGGCCGCATTGCCCACGCCCTCAACCTGCCGGAGGGCGCCGAAGCCGTGTCGGCCTCGGCCGTGACGGCGGCGGGCGAAATGTGGACCGACCAGCAGCAGATGCAGCCTCACCCCCAGCCCCGCGCCCTGCGCACCGACGAGCTGCCCCAGGTGGTAGCGGAATTTGTAAAAAGTGCCCGACTGGCCATTGAAGCCGGCTTTGACGGCGTGGAGCTGCACGGGGCCAACGGCTACCTGCTGGAGCAGTTTCTGCACCCCATCTCCAACCAGCGCACCGACCAGTACGGGGGCTCCGTGGAAAACCGGGCCCGCTTTGTGCTGGAGGTAGCCGCCGCGGTAGCCCAGGTTATTGGAGCCGAGCGTACCGGCATCCGCCTCTCGCCCTGGGGGGTGTTTTCGGACATGCCGCACTATCCCGAAATTGATGCTACGTACGCCTACCTGACCGCCGAGCTGCAAAGGCTGAACCTGGTGTACCTGCACCTGGTGGACCACGCCAGCATGGGCGCCCCGGCCGTGCCCCCCGCCACGGTGGCGGCCATTCGGGAGCGGTTCACCAATACCCTCATCCTGAGCGGGGGCTACGATGCCCAGCAGGCTGAAGAAGCCCTGCAAAGCGGCCGCGCCGACCTGGTAGCCTTTGGCCGCCCGTTCATCTCCAACCCCGACCTGGTGGAGCGCCTGCGCACCGGCGCCCCGCTGGCCCCCTACGACCCCGCCACCTTCTACGCTCCCGGCCCCGCCGGCTTCCAGCAAGGCTACACCGATTACCCCGCCCTAGCCGAAACCGAAGCCGCCAGCCGGTAA
- a CDS encoding TonB-dependent receptor, with the protein MHPVFSWCGRPWLRGLALLCLLGGPALGQTPRQVRGTVADNVTGEKLLGATVRLAGQPTSATATDLDGAFALACPPGSLPDTLVVSYVGYRPWRLPLTAPPAGPLLVRLAAANVQTLAQVEVTAKRPIAEDFIVRELNFLHIVTNPSAAADPLLAVRTLPAATNTDESASISLRGSDPAQTGIYLNNVPVYDAVKFAQLSGLGTFGIFSVELVKSVLVFPSNPPLEFGNAGAGLISLTTDEQPRPRFVQVSAGLANSGLLGGVPLGRRGMVKGYANGQNGQLLRAVNPASFRQLPRLGSVDGGLHLATKVGQYGTVKAFAYGIAERYAYHLRDASLDDLYRYRNRRGFYTLSYEQAWPRADLSLAHGLSLRRTHDAVGSYRTARRGHDAYAALHYRRYWTDAFSTRLGLSYDKRRQRVAGQFPVVPNVLDPELPTYAATFGRGRTLWEAYQYTKLRRGPWTSGLGLRLNARPRPAQPGYLSAQLNLRRDLSAHQFLNLSGGQYTATTAPEAPQFPFRHTRTRQLALDYSHTHPALVVAAAVYTKHERALVSGRVVGMEAYVERTFSPHVRADFSAASVWASRPRFRAADAAARELARMQRRYHLPFIFKSNLRLAGKWGELGAAAQYRAGAPFTPVLGATPDLATGRLMPRYDSEPNSATLPHYFRADLSASKYMRRLNGNTLVLYAVLSNVLNTRNVSRYTYSPDYTQATPVYFQRRLLYFGLVKTWQ; encoded by the coding sequence ATGCATCCTGTCTTTTCCTGGTGCGGGCGGCCCTGGCTGCGCGGCCTGGCCCTGCTGTGCCTGCTCGGCGGGCCGGCCCTGGGCCAGACGCCCCGGCAAGTGCGCGGCACCGTGGCCGATAACGTGACGGGCGAAAAGCTGCTGGGCGCCACCGTGCGCCTGGCCGGCCAGCCCACCTCCGCCACAGCTACCGACCTCGATGGTGCTTTTGCGCTGGCCTGCCCGCCCGGTAGCCTGCCCGATACCCTGGTGGTGAGCTACGTGGGCTACCGGCCGTGGCGGCTGCCGCTCACGGCGCCGCCGGCCGGGCCGCTGCTGGTGCGCTTGGCCGCGGCCAACGTGCAAACCCTGGCTCAGGTAGAGGTGACGGCCAAGCGCCCCATTGCCGAGGACTTTATTGTGCGGGAGCTGAATTTCCTGCACATCGTGACCAATCCTTCGGCGGCGGCCGACCCGCTGCTGGCCGTGCGCACGTTGCCCGCCGCCACCAACACCGACGAGTCGGCCAGCATCAGCCTGCGCGGCTCCGACCCGGCCCAGACCGGCATCTACCTCAACAACGTGCCCGTGTACGACGCCGTAAAGTTTGCCCAGCTCAGCGGCCTAGGCACGTTTGGCATCTTCAGTGTGGAGTTGGTGAAGTCGGTGCTGGTGTTTCCCAGCAACCCGCCCCTGGAGTTTGGCAATGCCGGCGCCGGCCTCATCAGCCTCACCACCGACGAGCAGCCTCGGCCCCGGTTTGTACAGGTTTCCGCGGGGCTGGCCAACTCGGGCCTGCTGGGTGGCGTGCCGCTGGGGCGGCGGGGTATGGTGAAAGGCTACGCCAACGGGCAGAATGGCCAGCTGCTGCGGGCCGTGAATCCGGCTTCGTTTCGGCAGCTCCCGCGCCTGGGCTCCGTGGATGGGGGCCTGCACCTGGCCACGAAGGTTGGCCAGTACGGCACCGTCAAGGCCTTTGCCTACGGTATTGCCGAGCGGTACGCCTACCACCTGCGGGATGCTTCGCTCGACGACCTGTACCGGTACCGCAACCGGCGTGGCTTCTACACCCTAAGCTACGAGCAGGCCTGGCCCCGCGCCGACCTCTCCCTGGCCCACGGCTTGAGCCTGCGCCGCACCCACGACGCCGTGGGCAGCTACCGCACTGCTCGCCGCGGCCACGATGCCTACGCCGCCCTGCACTACCGCCGCTATTGGACCGACGCCTTCTCGACCCGCCTGGGCCTGAGCTACGACAAGCGGCGCCAGCGCGTGGCCGGGCAGTTTCCGGTGGTGCCCAACGTGCTCGACCCGGAGCTGCCGACGTACGCGGCCACGTTTGGGCGGGGCCGCACGCTTTGGGAAGCCTATCAGTACACCAAGCTGCGGCGCGGCCCCTGGACCAGCGGCCTGGGCCTGCGCCTCAACGCCCGGCCGCGCCCAGCCCAGCCGGGCTACCTCAGCGCCCAGCTCAACCTGCGCCGCGACCTGAGCGCCCACCAGTTCCTGAACCTGTCGGGTGGGCAGTACACGGCCACGACGGCTCCCGAAGCGCCGCAGTTTCCGTTTCGGCACACCCGCACGCGGCAGCTGGCCCTCGACTACAGCCACACCCACCCGGCCCTGGTGGTGGCCGCTGCCGTGTACACCAAGCACGAGCGGGCCCTGGTGTCGGGACGGGTGGTGGGGATGGAAGCGTACGTGGAGCGCACCTTCAGCCCGCACGTGCGCGCCGACTTCTCGGCGGCCAGCGTGTGGGCCAGCCGGCCGCGGTTCCGGGCTGCCGATGCCGCCGCGCGGGAGCTGGCCCGGATGCAGCGGCGCTACCATCTGCCCTTTATTTTCAAAAGCAACCTCCGCCTGGCGGGTAAGTGGGGTGAGTTGGGGGCCGCTGCGCAGTACCGGGCCGGAGCCCCGTTCACGCCCGTGCTGGGTGCTACTCCTGACTTGGCTACCGGCCGCCTCATGCCGCGCTATGATTCCGAGCCCAACTCGGCCACGCTGCCCCACTACTTTCGCGCCGACCTCTCGGCCAGCAAATATATGCGCCGCCTCAATGGCAACACCCTGGTGCTCTACGCCGTGCTCAGCAACGTGCTGAACACCCGCAACGTGAGCCGCTACACCTACTCACCCGACTACACCCAGGCCACGCCCGTGTACTTTCAGCGTCGCCTGCTCTACTTCGGCCTCGTGAAGACGTGGCAGTAA
- a CDS encoding tetratricopeptide repeat protein, with product MKKYLLLLLLLGVLVPGRMMGQAGGAAVLTGIQQKLTWRTPADSLQLLVRSLAGLRARTPNPTLSYWEALAYYHLYFRAGQDKQRAEAALEKGIELLDGLPGKTAEHYALLSLLQGLNLEFASFLTIAFKAGTVKENAEKALALAPDNLRAHYARGINDFYTPKQYGGGKVAVAHFLKAISLPDKPDPNPYAPSWGKAEAYWYLAQAYKAEGNLDLARKYATEGLARYPNHVQLRGFVAKL from the coding sequence ATGAAAAAATACCTGCTTCTGCTGCTGTTGCTGGGTGTGCTAGTGCCCGGCCGAATGATGGGCCAGGCCGGTGGGGCCGCCGTGCTGACGGGCATCCAACAAAAACTTACCTGGCGCACCCCCGCCGACTCCCTGCAGCTGCTGGTGCGCAGCCTGGCCGGGCTGCGGGCCCGCACTCCCAACCCTACCCTGAGCTACTGGGAGGCCTTGGCGTACTACCACCTGTACTTCCGCGCCGGCCAGGATAAGCAGCGGGCCGAAGCGGCGCTGGAAAAAGGCATCGAGCTGCTCGACGGCCTGCCCGGCAAGACGGCCGAGCACTACGCCCTGCTGTCGTTGCTGCAAGGGCTGAACCTGGAGTTTGCCTCTTTCCTGACTATAGCCTTCAAGGCCGGCACGGTAAAGGAAAACGCCGAAAAAGCCCTGGCCCTGGCGCCCGACAATCTGCGCGCCCACTACGCCCGCGGCATCAACGACTTTTACACGCCCAAGCAGTACGGGGGCGGCAAAGTAGCGGTGGCCCACTTCCTCAAGGCCATCAGCCTGCCCGACAAGCCCGACCCCAACCCCTATGCCCCCAGCTGGGGCAAAGCCGAGGCCTACTGGTACCTGGCCCAGGCCTACAAGGCCGAGGGCAACCTGGACCTGGCCCGCAAGTACGCCACCGAAGGCCTGGCCAGGTACCCGAACCACGTCCAGCTAAGAGGATTTGTAGCAAAGCTGTAG
- a CDS encoding winged helix-turn-helix domain-containing protein, with protein MAVPFEDLDPLLHSQLRLAVMSLLISVREAEFNFLKEKTGATAGNLSAQLTKLKDAGYLTLTKEFSGSYPLTRCAITPAGVAAFEAYVAALQRYLKPE; from the coding sequence GTGGCCGTGCCATTTGAGGACCTCGACCCGCTGCTGCACTCCCAGCTGCGGTTGGCGGTAATGAGCCTGCTGATTAGCGTGCGGGAAGCCGAATTCAACTTTCTGAAAGAGAAGACTGGCGCCACCGCCGGCAACCTGAGCGCCCAGCTTACTAAGCTGAAAGATGCCGGCTACCTCACCCTGACCAAGGAGTTCAGCGGCTCCTACCCACTCACGCGCTGCGCCATTACGCCCGCGGGCGTGGCCGCTTTTGAGGCCTACGTGGCGGCCCTGCAACGCTACCTCAAGCCCGAATAG
- a CDS encoding nucleoside permease, protein MSTTLRLIVMSFLQFFIWGSWLITIGAYWFQTKEWSGAQFGAIFSTMGIAAIFMPSLMGILADKYINAEKLYGLLHILGGIVLCIVPTVDNPAMMFWVMLLNMIFYMPTLALSIAVSYSVLKSEGLDVVKDYPPIRVWGTIGFIVAMWTVSLLGLEKSASQFYVAAGAALVLGLYSFTMPACPPPSKNAPSRSLVDALGLKSFALLRDSKMAIFFVFALLLGAALQLTNAYGDTFLHDFANVPQYKDTLAVQYPAIIMSISQISETLFILAIPFFLKRFGIKQVMFFSMIAWVLRFGLFAYGNPGDGLWMIVLSCIVYGMAFDFFNISGSLFVETQTDPSIRASAQGLFMMMTNGFGAVLGSSVSGIVIEKYFTYADQSKNWPGIWTAFALYALIIAVLFIVLFKHKHNPQPSQSVHPEPLLSTEKA, encoded by the coding sequence ATGAGCACTACGCTGCGCCTTATTGTGATGAGTTTCCTTCAGTTTTTCATCTGGGGGTCCTGGCTTATCACCATTGGCGCTTACTGGTTTCAAACCAAGGAATGGTCAGGGGCCCAGTTTGGCGCCATCTTCTCGACCATGGGCATTGCGGCCATCTTTATGCCTTCCCTCATGGGCATCCTGGCCGATAAGTACATCAACGCCGAAAAGCTCTACGGCCTGCTGCATATCCTGGGCGGCATCGTGCTGTGCATCGTCCCCACCGTCGACAATCCGGCCATGATGTTCTGGGTGATGCTGCTGAACATGATTTTCTACATGCCCACGCTGGCTTTGTCCATTGCCGTGTCGTACTCGGTGCTGAAAAGTGAAGGCCTCGATGTGGTGAAAGATTACCCGCCCATCCGCGTGTGGGGCACCATCGGCTTTATCGTGGCCATGTGGACGGTCAGCTTGCTGGGGCTCGAAAAATCGGCCAGCCAGTTCTACGTAGCGGCCGGCGCGGCCCTGGTGCTCGGCCTGTACTCCTTTACGATGCCCGCCTGCCCGCCGCCCTCGAAAAACGCGCCCAGCCGCTCGTTGGTCGATGCCCTGGGGCTGAAGTCGTTTGCCCTGCTGCGCGACTCGAAAATGGCCATTTTCTTCGTGTTTGCTCTACTGCTGGGGGCCGCCTTGCAGCTCACCAATGCCTACGGCGACACCTTCCTGCACGACTTTGCCAACGTGCCGCAGTACAAAGACACGCTGGCCGTGCAGTACCCAGCCATCATCATGTCCATCTCCCAGATATCGGAGACGCTGTTTATTCTGGCCATTCCGTTCTTTCTGAAGCGGTTCGGCATCAAGCAGGTCATGTTTTTCAGCATGATTGCCTGGGTGCTGCGGTTTGGCTTGTTTGCCTACGGCAACCCCGGCGACGGCCTCTGGATGATTGTTCTGTCGTGCATTGTGTACGGCATGGCGTTCGACTTCTTCAATATCTCCGGCTCGCTGTTCGTCGAAACCCAGACCGACCCCTCCATCCGCGCCAGCGCCCAGGGTTTGTTTATGATGATGACCAACGGCTTCGGGGCCGTGCTGGGCTCCTCCGTGAGCGGCATCGTTATCGAGAAATACTTCACCTACGCCGACCAAAGCAAGAACTGGCCCGGCATCTGGACGGCATTTGCCTTGTATGCGCTGATTATAGCCGTACTGTTTATTGTGCTTTTCAAGCACAAGCACAATCCGCAGCCCAGCCAGAGCGTACACCCGGAGCCGCTGCTTTCCACCGAAAAGGCCTGA
- a CDS encoding ATP-binding protein, with amino-acid sequence MLKNYSSIVSSPAAVPGLAPMFDTAFYFQPVSYFYQCYGKLPRRLNFQLAGKEARQTLLEQLAPHYDLDAATVVHTQSYEKAGEGPETLTTALLLAPELLLLFGDRSGYGDRGAFVFYSPETDPDELARVTGILQGLLDVGEQERHRIHVLRLAFNDLEFTPLSIKIPELDLSSHYNDDLLPVHDTIVHRLRQPQDKGIVILHGQPGTGKTSYIRHLCGLTDKPKLFIPPNLAARIADPEFINLLHDNTNSVLLIEDAEELLLKRDGGRGGSAVSNLLNLSDGLLADCFHIQIVCTFNTDLARIDSALLRKGRLIAAYHFQPLAQDKAQALATSLGQTEPVTSPLALADIYNRDAPRFDSSAVSTRIGFSR; translated from the coding sequence ATGTTGAAAAATTATTCTTCTATCGTTTCTTCACCTGCTGCTGTTCCGGGCCTGGCGCCCATGTTTGATACGGCGTTTTATTTCCAGCCAGTCAGCTATTTCTACCAGTGCTACGGCAAGCTGCCGCGCCGCCTCAACTTCCAGCTGGCCGGCAAGGAGGCTCGCCAGACCCTGCTGGAGCAGCTGGCCCCGCACTACGACCTCGACGCGGCCACCGTGGTGCACACGCAGTCCTATGAAAAGGCCGGCGAGGGCCCCGAAACCCTGACTACGGCCCTGCTGCTGGCCCCGGAACTGCTGCTGCTCTTCGGCGACCGGAGCGGCTACGGCGACCGAGGCGCCTTTGTGTTCTACTCCCCCGAAACCGACCCGGACGAGCTAGCCCGCGTGACGGGCATCTTGCAGGGCTTGCTGGATGTGGGTGAGCAGGAGCGCCACCGCATCCATGTGCTGCGCCTGGCCTTCAACGACCTGGAGTTTACGCCCCTGAGCATCAAGATTCCGGAGCTGGACCTGAGCAGCCACTACAACGACGACCTGCTGCCCGTGCACGATACCATTGTGCATCGTCTGCGCCAGCCCCAGGACAAGGGCATTGTGATTTTGCACGGGCAGCCAGGCACGGGCAAAACCAGCTACATCCGCCACCTCTGCGGCCTCACCGACAAGCCCAAGCTGTTCATTCCGCCCAACCTGGCCGCGCGCATCGCCGACCCGGAGTTTATCAACCTGCTGCACGATAACACCAACTCGGTGCTGCTCATTGAAGACGCCGAGGAGTTGCTGCTCAAGCGCGACGGCGGCCGGGGCGGCAGTGCCGTCAGCAACCTGCTTAACCTCTCCGACGGCCTACTGGCCGACTGCTTCCACATCCAGATTGTGTGCACCTTCAACACCGATCTGGCCCGCATCGACAGCGCCCTGCTGCGCAAAGGCCGCCTTATTGCAGCCTACCATTTTCAGCCCTTGGCCCAGGACAAAGCCCAGGCCCTGGCCACCTCCCTCGGCCAAACCGAGCCCGTTACCAGCCCCCTGGCCCTGGCCGACATCTACAACCGCGACGCCCCGCGCTTCGACTCTTCTGCCGTTAGCACTCGCATCGGTTTCAGCCGCTAA
- a CDS encoding nucleoside-diphosphate kinase encodes MATNRTFTMIKPDATQENHIGGILHMIEEGGFRIVALKKTRLTEERAGQFYAVHKERPFFGDLVQYMSSGPIVAAILEKDNAVADFRTLIGATNPAQAAEGTIRKKYAKSIEANAVHGSDSDENAQIEGSFFFTADEQF; translated from the coding sequence ATGGCCACGAACCGCACGTTCACAATGATCAAGCCCGATGCCACTCAGGAAAACCACATTGGTGGCATCCTGCACATGATTGAGGAAGGTGGCTTCCGCATCGTAGCCCTCAAGAAAACGCGCCTGACCGAAGAGCGGGCCGGCCAGTTTTACGCCGTACACAAGGAGCGTCCCTTCTTCGGCGACCTGGTACAGTATATGTCGTCGGGCCCCATTGTGGCCGCTATTCTGGAGAAAGACAACGCCGTGGCCGACTTCCGCACCTTGATTGGCGCCACCAACCCGGCCCAAGCTGCCGAAGGCACTATCCGAAAGAAGTATGCCAAAAGCATCGAGGCCAACGCTGTGCACGGCTCCGACTCCGACGAAAATGCCCAAATCGAAGGCAGCTTCTTCTTCACCGCCGATGAGCAGTTTTAG
- a CDS encoding DHH family phosphoesterase, whose amino-acid sequence MSTLSELKELLAQPRQVFITTHHKPDADALGSSLGLAGYLRKKGHSVTVVTPSDYPSFLAWMPGNDEVIVYDPQQNDAQVREIIGTAEVLFCLDFSCLGRINELGTYVRQAPGTKVLIDHHEEPEQFADLDFSNSRAAATAELVFEVIRDLGDQSLIDTGIGECLYAGIMTDTGSFRHPSTSRNVHLIIAELLNAGIDLSSVHRRIYDSHSEERLRFLGFVLKDKLTVLREYNTAYIAITADELRQYHSKTGDTEGLVNFALSIEGIVFAAVLIDRTQAIKISFRSVGDFSVSEFARRHFEGGGHHNASGGISYDPLNVTVERFLSLLPQYQTQLVTAPLAVAPPSV is encoded by the coding sequence ATGTCCACACTATCTGAGCTGAAGGAGCTGCTGGCGCAACCCCGACAGGTATTCATCACCACGCATCACAAGCCCGACGCCGATGCCTTGGGCTCTTCGCTCGGCCTGGCCGGCTACCTGCGCAAGAAAGGCCACTCGGTTACGGTCGTTACGCCATCCGACTACCCGAGTTTTCTGGCCTGGATGCCCGGCAACGACGAGGTGATTGTCTACGACCCGCAGCAGAACGACGCCCAGGTCCGGGAAATCATCGGGACGGCGGAGGTGCTGTTTTGCCTCGATTTTTCCTGCCTGGGCCGCATCAACGAGCTGGGCACCTACGTGCGCCAGGCCCCCGGCACCAAGGTGCTCATCGACCACCACGAGGAGCCCGAGCAGTTTGCCGACCTCGACTTCTCCAACTCCCGCGCTGCCGCTACGGCCGAGCTGGTATTTGAAGTCATCCGCGACCTGGGCGACCAAAGTCTGATTGACACCGGCATCGGCGAGTGTTTGTACGCCGGCATTATGACCGATACAGGCTCGTTTCGCCACCCCAGCACCTCGCGCAACGTGCACCTAATTATTGCCGAGCTGCTCAATGCCGGCATCGACCTCAGCTCGGTGCACCGCCGCATCTACGACTCCCACTCCGAGGAGCGCCTGCGCTTTCTAGGCTTCGTGCTGAAAGACAAGCTTACCGTGCTGCGCGAGTACAACACGGCCTACATTGCCATTACGGCCGACGAGCTGCGCCAGTACCACTCCAAAACCGGCGACACCGAGGGCCTCGTCAACTTCGCCCTCAGCATTGAGGGCATCGTGTTTGCGGCGGTGCTCATCGACCGGACCCAGGCCATCAAGATTTCCTTCCGCTCGGTGGGCGACTTCTCGGTGAGCGAGTTTGCCCGGCGCCACTTTGAGGGCGGCGGCCACCACAACGCCTCCGGCGGCATCAGCTACGACCCGCTCAACGTCACCGTGGAACGCTTCCTGAGCCTGCTGCCGCAGTACCAGACCCAGCTGGTTACGGCTCCGCTGGCCGTTGCGCCACCGTCGGTATAA
- a CDS encoding FKBP-type peptidyl-prolyl cis-trans isomerase: protein MLLQRNFLRLALAAGVLGLASCNKGAGDFAKTKSGIEYKLFKGTGKGKYDARTISAEGDPAYKDRIGKIMALHVEYRTGKDSILFNSRKQQLGFPVRIPLDTVRKPQRGGLEEAISLLQPGDSAVFRFNVDSVFAKSFRQPVPPFMKKAGKTMTMFVKVDKIQTRDEAMADVQKMQVEQQQKMAAHAKQQLRKDDVLLQDYIKKNNLTVQKDTSGIYYAVTKPGTGAKPKPGQIVSVLYKGMLLDGKVFDSSEKMGNKPFEFPIGQGQVIPGWDKGIAQFTKGSKGILLVPSSLAYGMRGAGADIPADAILRFDVELVDVKNQPAQPQPSQADIQRQLEQLQQMQQQQQGK from the coding sequence ATGCTCCTTCAACGCAACTTTTTGCGCCTGGCCTTGGCTGCCGGCGTGCTGGGCCTGGCCTCCTGTAACAAAGGCGCGGGCGACTTCGCCAAGACCAAGTCGGGTATCGAATACAAACTATTTAAGGGTACCGGCAAGGGCAAGTACGACGCCCGCACCATAAGCGCCGAGGGCGACCCGGCCTACAAAGACCGGATTGGTAAGATTATGGCCCTGCACGTGGAGTACCGCACGGGCAAAGATTCAATTCTCTTTAACTCCCGCAAGCAGCAGTTGGGCTTCCCGGTACGCATTCCGCTGGATACCGTGCGCAAACCCCAGCGCGGGGGCCTCGAAGAAGCCATCAGCCTGCTCCAGCCCGGCGACTCGGCCGTGTTCCGCTTCAACGTGGACTCGGTGTTTGCCAAGTCGTTCCGCCAGCCCGTGCCGCCGTTTATGAAGAAAGCCGGCAAAACCATGACCATGTTCGTGAAAGTGGATAAGATCCAAACCCGCGACGAGGCCATGGCGGACGTGCAGAAGATGCAGGTAGAGCAGCAGCAGAAAATGGCGGCCCACGCCAAACAGCAGCTCCGGAAAGACGACGTGCTGTTGCAGGACTACATCAAGAAAAACAACCTGACGGTTCAGAAAGACACTTCCGGCATCTACTACGCCGTAACCAAGCCGGGCACCGGCGCCAAGCCCAAACCGGGCCAGATTGTATCGGTGCTCTACAAAGGCATGCTGCTCGACGGCAAGGTGTTCGACTCGTCGGAGAAGATGGGCAACAAGCCGTTTGAGTTTCCAATTGGCCAGGGCCAGGTGATTCCGGGCTGGGACAAGGGCATTGCCCAGTTCACGAAAGGCTCCAAGGGCATTCTGCTGGTGCCTTCGTCGCTGGCCTACGGCATGCGCGGCGCCGGCGCCGACATCCCCGCCGACGCCATCCTGCGCTTCGACGTGGAGCTGGTAGACGTGAAAAACCAGCCCGCCCAGCCCCAGCCCAGCCAGGCCGACATTCAGCGCCAGCTGGAGCAGCTCCAGCAAATGCAGCAACAGCAGCAAGGCAAATAA
- a CDS encoding FKBP-type peptidyl-prolyl cis-trans isomerase, which produces MIHRRMKPIYFRHFALVLLFLATAIFSSCKKEEEEVDYASRDESIIQAYIKDNNLTGAERQASGLYLVRTQPGTGTTRPTEGQTVSARYKGMTLDGNVFDQNTAIPAPYSFALGKGGVIKGWDEGFALLTKGEKAILLIPSGLAYGSTGASRIPPNAVLRFDVELVDFK; this is translated from the coding sequence ATGATTCACCGACGTATGAAACCTATTTACTTCCGCCATTTCGCTCTGGTTTTGCTGTTTTTGGCAACGGCCATTTTTTCCTCCTGCAAAAAGGAAGAGGAAGAAGTTGACTACGCCAGCCGTGATGAAAGCATCATTCAGGCCTATATCAAGGACAACAACCTGACCGGGGCCGAGCGTCAGGCGTCTGGGCTGTACCTGGTCCGCACCCAACCCGGCACCGGCACCACACGGCCCACGGAAGGCCAGACGGTGTCGGCTCGTTATAAGGGCATGACGCTTGACGGCAACGTGTTTGACCAGAACACCGCTATTCCGGCTCCTTATTCCTTCGCGCTGGGCAAAGGCGGGGTAATCAAAGGCTGGGACGAAGGCTTTGCGCTGCTGACCAAAGGCGAAAAAGCCATTCTCCTGATTCCGTCTGGCTTGGCGTATGGCTCTACGGGCGCGAGCCGCATTCCTCCTAACGCCGTGTTGCGCTTCGATGTGGAACTGGTAGACTTCAAATAA
- a CDS encoding FKBP-type peptidyl-prolyl cis-trans isomerase yields MKNLPSFFRPTLLALALATGFGLSACNKESDYTKELRKQEEAAKQADDTAIQAYLKRRNITNYTRTESGLYLVPLAENTSVTEKIKKGQLVTVNYVGRLIGESNENTVFESSSNSRQACGCYTFTAGNQSDPVARAGWQEAILLMKRGDRKILLIPSHLAYGAQPYGIVPVFTPLLYDIEVINVQ; encoded by the coding sequence ATGAAAAACCTGCCTTCTTTTTTTCGCCCAACTTTACTTGCCTTGGCCCTGGCCACTGGTTTCGGACTTTCGGCCTGTAATAAAGAGTCTGACTACACCAAAGAGCTACGCAAGCAGGAAGAGGCTGCTAAACAAGCCGACGACACCGCTATCCAGGCCTACCTAAAACGGCGCAACATCACCAATTATACTCGCACCGAGTCGGGGCTGTATCTGGTGCCGCTGGCAGAGAATACCAGCGTAACGGAGAAAATAAAGAAAGGCCAACTTGTAACTGTCAATTATGTTGGCCGCTTGATTGGTGAGTCAAACGAAAACACTGTTTTCGAATCTTCCAGTAATAGCCGCCAAGCTTGCGGATGCTACACGTTCACTGCTGGCAATCAATCAGACCCAGTAGCTCGTGCAGGCTGGCAGGAGGCTATTCTACTGATGAAAAGAGGTGACCGGAAAATTCTACTGATTCCGTCGCACTTGGCGTATGGTGCCCAGCCTTATGGCATTGTCCCGGTTTTTACGCCTCTGTTATACGATATAGAAGTTATTAATGTACAATAG